A DNA window from Zonotrichia albicollis isolate bZonAlb1 unplaced genomic scaffold, bZonAlb1.hap1 Scaffold_170, whole genome shotgun sequence contains the following coding sequences:
- the PPP5C gene encoding serine/threonine-protein phosphatase 5 isoform X2: protein MAETERAGSGDGAGPGRPPTSAELERAEELKAQANEFFKGKDYESAVRLYSSAIELNPSNAIYYGNRSLAYLRTECYGYALADATRALQLDSKYVKGYYRRAASNMALGKFKAALKDYEMVVKVRPNDKDAKLKYQECHRIVKQKAFERAIASDEHKRSVVDSLDIESMTIEDEYSGPKLEDGKVTLAFMKDLMQWYKDQKKLHRKCAYQILVQVKEVLAKLPTLVETTLKETEKVTVCGDTHGQFYDLLNIFELNGLPSEANPYIFNGDFVDRGSFSVEVILTLFGFKLLYPDHFHLLRGNHETDNMNQIYGFEGEVKAKYTAQMFALFSEVFEWLPLAQCINGKVLIMHGGLFSEDGVTLDDIRKIERNRQPPDSGPMCDLLWSDPQPQNGRSVSKRGVSCQFGPDVTKRFLERNRLELIIRSHEVKPEGYEVAHDGRCVTVFSAPNYCDQMGNKGSYIHLRGSDLRPDFHQFTAVPHPNVKPMMYANTLLQLGMM, encoded by the exons ATGGCGGAGACAGAGCGGGCGGGGAGCGGCGAcggcgccggccccgggcggcCCCCGACCTCCGCCGAGCTCGAACGGGCCGAGGAGCTCAAGGCCCAAGCCAACGAGTTCTTCAAAG gcaaGGACTACGAGAGCGCGGTGCGTCTCTACAGCAGCGCCATCGAGCTGAACCCGTCCAACGCCATCTACTATGGCAACCGCAGCCTGGCGTACCTGCGCACCGAGTGCTACGGCTACGCCCTGGCCGACGCCACGCGCGCGCTGCAGCTCGACAGCAAGTACGTCAAGGGCTACTACAGGAGAGCGGCCAGCAACATGGCCCTGGGCAAGTTCAAGGCCGCCCTCAAGGACTACGAGATG GTGGTGAAGGTCAGGCCCAACGACAAGGACGCCAAGCTCAAGTACCAGGAGTGTCACCGCATCGTCAAGCAGAAAGCGTTCGAGAGAGCCATCGCCAGCGACGAGCACAAGCGCTCCGTGGTGGACTCGCTGGACATCGAGAGCATGA CCATCGAGGACGAGTACAGCGGCCCCAAACTCGAGGACGGCAAGGTCACCTTGGCCTTCATGAAGGACCTGATGCAATGGTACAAGGACCAGAAGAAACTCCACAGGAAATGTGCCTACCAg ATCCTGGTGCAGGTGAAGGAGGTGCTGGCCAAGCTGCCCACCCTGGTGGAGACCACGTTGAAGGAG ACAGAGAAGGTGACAGTATGCGGTGACACCCACGGGCAGTTCTACGACCTGCTCAACATCTTCGAGCTCAACGGGCTCCCCTCCGAGGCCAACCCTTAT ATTTTCAACGGCGACTTCGTGGACCGCGGCTCCTTCTCGGTCGAGGTCATCCTGACGCTCTTTGGCTTCAAGCTGCTCTACCCTGACCACTTCCACCTGCTCCGAG gGAACCACGAGACGGACAACATGAACCAGATCTACGGCTTCGAGGGCGAGGTGAAGGCCAAGTACACGGCGCAGATGTTCGCGCTCTTCAGCGAGGTCTTCGAGTGGCTGCCCCTGGCCCAGTGCATCAACGGCAAAGTGCtg ATCATGCACGGGGGGCTCTTCAGCGAGGACGGGGTGACCCTCGATGACATCCGCAAGATTGAGCGCAACCGGCAGCCCCCAGACtcag GGCCGATGTGTGACCTGCTCTGGTctgacccccagccccag aACGGCCGGTCGGTCAGCAAGCGGGGGGTCAGCTGCCAGTTTGGCCCCGATGTCACCAAGCGCTTCCTGGAGCGGAACCGCCTGGAGCTCATCATCCGCAGCCACGAGGTCAAGCCCGAGGGCTACGAGGTGGCACATGATGGCCGCTGTGTCACCGTCTTCTCCGCCCCCAACTACTG TGACCAGATGGGCAACAAGGGCTCCTACATCCACCTGCGGGGCAGCGACCTGCGCCCCGACTTCCACCAGTTCACAGCAGTG CCTCACCCCAACGTCAAGCCCATGATGTACGCGAacaccctcctgcagctgggcatGATGTGA
- the PPP5C gene encoding serine/threonine-protein phosphatase 5 isoform X3, whose protein sequence is MAETERAGSGDGAGPGRPPTSAELERAEELKAQANEFFKGKDYESAVRLYSSAIELNPSNAIYYGNRSLAYLRTECYGYALADATRALQLDSKYVKGYYRRAASNMALGKFKAALKDYEMVVKVRPNDKDAKLKYQECHRIVKQKAFERAIASDEHKRSVVDSLDIESMTIEDEYSGPKLEDGKVTLAFMKDLMQWYKDQKKLHRKCAYQILVQVKEVLAKLPTLVETTLKETEKVTVCGDTHGQFYDLLNIFELNGLPSEANPYIFNGDFVDRGSFSVEVILTLFGFKLLYPDHFHLLRGNHETDNMNQIYGFEGEVKAKYTAQMFALFSEVFEWLPLAQCINGKVLIMHGGLFSEDGVTLDDIRKIERNRQPPDSGPMCDLLWSDPQPQNGRSVSKRGVSCQFGPDVTKRFLERNRLELIIRSHEVKPEGYEVAHNGCCVTVFSAPNYCDQMGNKGSYIHLRGSDLRPDFHQFTAVPHPNVKPMMYANTLLQLGMM, encoded by the exons ATGGCGGAGACAGAGCGGGCGGGGAGCGGCGAcggcgccggccccgggcggcCCCCGACCTCCGCCGAGCTCGAACGGGCCGAGGAGCTCAAGGCCCAAGCCAACGAGTTCTTCAAAG gcaaGGACTACGAGAGCGCGGTGCGTCTCTACAGCAGCGCCATCGAGCTGAACCCGTCCAACGCCATCTACTATGGCAACCGCAGCCTGGCGTACCTGCGCACCGAGTGCTACGGCTACGCCCTGGCCGACGCCACGCGCGCGCTGCAGCTCGACAGCAAGTACGTCAAGGGCTACTACAGGAGAGCGGCCAGCAACATGGCCCTGGGCAAGTTCAAGGCCGCCCTCAAGGACTACGAGATG GTGGTGAAGGTCAGGCCCAACGACAAGGACGCCAAGCTCAAGTACCAGGAGTGTCACCGCATCGTCAAGCAGAAAGCGTTCGAGAGAGCCATCGCCAGCGACGAGCACAAGCGCTCCGTGGTGGACTCGCTGGACATCGAGAGCATGA CCATCGAGGACGAGTACAGCGGCCCCAAACTCGAGGACGGCAAGGTCACCTTGGCCTTCATGAAGGACCTGATGCAATGGTACAAGGACCAGAAGAAACTCCACAGGAAATGTGCCTACCAg ATCCTGGTGCAGGTGAAGGAGGTGCTGGCCAAGCTGCCCACCCTGGTGGAGACCACGTTGAAGGAG ACAGAGAAGGTGACAGTATGCGGTGACACCCACGGGCAGTTCTACGACCTGCTCAACATCTTCGAGCTCAACGGGCTCCCCTCCGAGGCCAACCCTTAT ATTTTCAACGGCGACTTCGTGGACCGCGGCTCCTTCTCGGTCGAGGTCATCCTGACGCTCTTTGGCTTCAAGCTGCTCTACCCTGACCACTTCCACCTGCTCCGAG gGAACCACGAGACGGACAACATGAACCAGATCTACGGCTTCGAGGGCGAGGTGAAGGCCAAGTACACGGCGCAGATGTTCGCGCTCTTCAGCGAGGTCTTCGAGTGGCTGCCCCTGGCCCAGTGCATCAACGGCAAAGTGCtg ATCATGCACGGGGGGCTCTTCAGCGAGGACGGGGTGACCCTCGATGACATCCGCAAGATTGAGCGCAACCGGCAGCCCCCAGACtcag GGCCGATGTGTGACCTGCTCTGGTctgacccccagccccag aACGGCCGGTCGGTCAGCAAGCGGGGGGTCAGCTGCCAGTTTGGCCCCGATGTCACCAAGCGCTTCCTGGAGCGGAACCGCCTGGAGCTCATCATCCGCAGCCACGAGGTCAAGCCCGAGGGCTACGAG GTGGCGCACAATGGCTGCTGTGTCACCGTCTTCTCCGCCCCCAACTACTG TGACCAGATGGGCAACAAGGGCTCCTACATCCACCTGCGGGGCAGCGACCTGCGCCCCGACTTCCACCAGTTCACAGCAGTG CCTCACCCCAACGTCAAGCCCATGATGTACGCGAacaccctcctgcagctgggcatGATGTGA
- the PPP5C gene encoding serine/threonine-protein phosphatase 5 isoform X1, with protein sequence MAETERAGSGDGAGPGRPPTSAELERAEELKAQANEFFKGKDYESAVRLYSSAIELNPSNAIYYGNRSLAYLRTECYGYALADATRALQLDSKYVKGYYRRAASNMALGKFKAALKDYEMVVKVRPNDKDAKLKYQECHRIVKQKAFERAIASDEHKRSVVDSLDIESMTIEDEYSGPKLEDGKVTLAFMKDLMQWYKDQKKLHRKCAYQILVQVKEVLAKLPTLVETTLKETEKVTVCGDTHGQFYDLLNIFELNGLPSEANPYIFNGDFVDRGSFSVEVILTLFGFKLLYPDHFHLLRGNHETDNMNQIYGFEGEVKAKYTAQMFALFSEVFEWLPLAQCINGKVLIMHGGLFSEDGVTLDDIRKIERNRQPPDSGPMCDLLWSDPQPQNGRSVSKRGVSCQFGPDVTKRFLERNRLELIIRSHEVKPEGYEVAHDGRCVIVFSAPNYCDQMGNKGSYIHLRGSDLRPDFHQFTAVPHPNVKPMMYANTLLQLGMM encoded by the exons ATGGCGGAGACAGAGCGGGCGGGGAGCGGCGAcggcgccggccccgggcggcCCCCGACCTCCGCCGAGCTCGAACGGGCCGAGGAGCTCAAGGCCCAAGCCAACGAGTTCTTCAAAG gcaaGGACTACGAGAGCGCGGTGCGTCTCTACAGCAGCGCCATCGAGCTGAACCCGTCCAACGCCATCTACTATGGCAACCGCAGCCTGGCGTACCTGCGCACCGAGTGCTACGGCTACGCCCTGGCCGACGCCACGCGCGCGCTGCAGCTCGACAGCAAGTACGTCAAGGGCTACTACAGGAGAGCGGCCAGCAACATGGCCCTGGGCAAGTTCAAGGCCGCCCTCAAGGACTACGAGATG GTGGTGAAGGTCAGGCCCAACGACAAGGACGCCAAGCTCAAGTACCAGGAGTGTCACCGCATCGTCAAGCAGAAAGCGTTCGAGAGAGCCATCGCCAGCGACGAGCACAAGCGCTCCGTGGTGGACTCGCTGGACATCGAGAGCATGA CCATCGAGGACGAGTACAGCGGCCCCAAACTCGAGGACGGCAAGGTCACCTTGGCCTTCATGAAGGACCTGATGCAATGGTACAAGGACCAGAAGAAACTCCACAGGAAATGTGCCTACCAg ATCCTGGTGCAGGTGAAGGAGGTGCTGGCCAAGCTGCCCACCCTGGTGGAGACCACGTTGAAGGAG ACAGAGAAGGTGACAGTATGCGGTGACACCCACGGGCAGTTCTACGACCTGCTCAACATCTTCGAGCTCAACGGGCTCCCCTCCGAGGCCAACCCTTAT ATTTTCAACGGCGACTTCGTGGACCGCGGCTCCTTCTCGGTCGAGGTCATCCTGACGCTCTTTGGCTTCAAGCTGCTCTACCCTGACCACTTCCACCTGCTCCGAG gGAACCACGAGACGGACAACATGAACCAGATCTACGGCTTCGAGGGCGAGGTGAAGGCCAAGTACACGGCGCAGATGTTCGCGCTCTTCAGCGAGGTCTTCGAGTGGCTGCCCCTGGCCCAGTGCATCAACGGCAAAGTGCtg ATCATGCACGGGGGGCTCTTCAGCGAGGACGGGGTGACCCTCGATGACATCCGCAAGATTGAGCGCAACCGGCAGCCCCCAGACtcag GGCCGATGTGTGACCTGCTCTGGTctgacccccagccccag aACGGCCGGTCGGTCAGCAAGCGGGGGGTCAGCTGCCAGTTTGGCCCCGATGTCACCAAGCGCTTCCTGGAGCGGAACCGCCTGGAGCTCATCATCCGCAGCCACGAGGTCAAGCCCGAGGGCTACGAG GTGGCGCACGATGGCCGCTGTGTCATCGTCTTCTCTGCCCCCAACTACTG TGACCAGATGGGCAACAAGGGCTCCTACATCCACCTGCGGGGCAGCGACCTGCGCCCCGACTTCCACCAGTTCACAGCAGTG CCTCACCCCAACGTCAAGCCCATGATGTACGCGAacaccctcctgcagctgggcatGATGTGA